CGATCAACAGGCGGGCCAATAAACGTCCAATACGACCAAAACCGTAAAGCACTACGTCTTGTACCTGCTGCTCTTCGGCGCCTTTGGCGATATCCGCTAATTCTTTTTCAAGATATTGTTCAATCGACAGACCGTTGGCGCCGCCACAGAATAAATAGCGGTAGGCCAGTTTACCGACATCGATACGCGCCGGCGATAATTGCATCTTGCTTAATGCTTCAACAAAGGGGAAACTTTCACGTAAACGTAATTTGCTTTCTTCGTGTAAAGCCACAGATTTGTGTGCCTTGATAATATCGATAGCGGAAGCATTTACCAGCGGGCGACCATAAACCGATATTTCTATGCCTTTATTTCTAAAGAGTTGCCCGATCATGGGCTGCATATTTTCAGCAAATGTTTGACGTTCTTGCCAGCTAGTCTGATATTTTTCCTCAAGATGAGAAGTCATTGCATAAACCTTTTTATTTCAGTCGATTGAACGATAGTCTATTATCAATAAAGTTAATATAATATAGAGGCACTAGCGATTATCATGGGAATAATGCTAGTGGAACCTTAAAAGCGGCGCCTATTGTAATCGAGTATGAAAGCTTACGCCACAGGTTACAGAATTATTTATCTCTTTATATTGGAAAAAGAATGAAATTACACTTATTAGCTGCAATTAGCGCTTTCACCTTATCCGCCTGCGATAAGGGCCCTAATTTAGCTCAAGTATGTGATTCTCACCCCTTGATTTGTCAGGAGTTTAAGGAAGATAACTGGTGTAAAAAGGAACGTACCCAAACAATTTTTGCCGGTGCAGATTTACAGGACGAGCCCAGCGACCAGCATAAATATAATTTATTGATCGCCTATGAAAACTACGCGGAATGCGTCAGTTTTGCCTCGCAAATAGAGCATATAAAATTAAAAGAAAAGAAAACCCGCAGAATTAACAATTACATCAAGGCCAAGGAAAGAATTGAACAACTTTCCGAGGAAACCGCCACTTCCGAGCACCCCCAGCTGCTGTATTTTCACTGGACCCGGTACTTAAACGAACGCTCGCTGGAGAAATTCCTGAAACTTGAAGGCAGTCCGGAGCTGGAAACCCCGGCATCGCAGTTAAATTTAGCCACCTATTACGCCAAGCGGGATCCCGATAAAACCCTGAAGTTGTTATTTCACGCCCTGGAGCTGTACCAGGCCGGCGACGAGATAGATAGTGAAATATTCAAATCCCTGACCACTATCTTTACCGATAAAAAAGAGTATAAGCAAGCTTATATCTGGTTGAAGATCATGAGGCTCTATGATCCTGACGATACAGATCTGACAGAAAAATCGCTGAAAAACTACCAGGAAGCCTTCCAGCTCGACAGTGATTTTCTCGATCAGGTGGCCGACACTACCCTAGATAAGATCAGGGCCGGAGAGTTTCACTCTCCTAACCTCAAAGGCTAGGTATAAGACTTGTTATTGCCTGTGCTCATAGGTTAACCGTACACCTGTTAGCTTTATATAGCAAAAAGGCACTTAACTCAGTTAAGTGCCTTTTGCCAACATAGCCTGATAACTTTATCTACGCCTTATTTTTGTACCGGCGGTATTTCCACGGTTTGACGCTCAGGGGATGACCACTGTACATGGTATTTTTTCCCTGCAGGCTTATCGACCCGTTCAAAGGTATGGGCGCCAAAGAAATCCCTCTGTCCCTGAAGTAAATTGGCCGGCAAAACCTCCGCCCGCATAGAATCATAATAAGATAGTGCCGACGACAGCGCCCCGACAGGAATGCCGAGCAAAGTGGCTTCCGCTACGGCTTTACGCCAGTTGCCCTGGTGCGCATTTAACTGACCGGCAAAAAAATCATCCAGCAGCAGGTTTTCCAGATCTTCATTGCGTTGAAATGCTTCGGTGATCGGCTGCAGGAACACCGCGCGGATAATACAGCCGGCACGCCAGATTTTGGCAATGCTGGCAAAGTTTAAGCTCCAGTTATGCTCTTTCGCCGCCAGTTTCATTAGTTGGAAGCCCTGAGCATAAACACAAATTTTAGCGCTGTAGATAGCATCGTGCAGACGGTCGATAAAGTCAGCCTGCTCTTGCGGCGTAAAGCTTGCTGCAGCAGGCCCGGTTAACTGTTTTGCCGCCTGTACGCGGAAATCTTTAAAAGAAGAAATGGAGCGGGCATACACCGCCTGCGAGATGGTCGGCGCCGGACAACCCACTTCCAGGCTGCTGACAGCGGTCCATAATCCCGTGCCCTTTTGCCCGGCTTTATCCAGGATCAGGTCTACCAGGGAAGTGCCGGTATCCGAAGATTTCTGACGCAAGACTTCTACCGTGATTTCCATCAGATAGCTGTCCAAAGGCCCCTGGTGCCACTTTTCAAAAATATCGGCAATTTCATCTGTGGATAACCCCAGGCCGGAGCGCAGAATATGGTAGGCTTCACCTATGATCTGCATATCCGCATATTCGATGCCGTTATGGACCATTTTTACATAATGTCCGGCGCCGGCAGGACCAATATAGGCTGCGCAGGGATCGCCGGTATTTACTACTTCACCTGGCCTGGTGCGCTCAAGCGGTTTACCGGTTTCTGGGTCAACCTTAGCGGATATCGCTTCCCAGATAGGCTTTATCCGGGTCCACGCATAGGCTGAGCCGCTCGGCATCAAAGCAGGCCCGAAACGCGCCCCCACTTCCCCGCCGGAAACCGCTGAAGAGAAGAGGATAAAGTTATTTTTATACTTTTTCTCACGGGCTACGGTATCCAT
This genomic window from Thalassomonas viridans contains:
- a CDS encoding DUF2989 domain-containing protein, producing MKLHLLAAISAFTLSACDKGPNLAQVCDSHPLICQEFKEDNWCKKERTQTIFAGADLQDEPSDQHKYNLLIAYENYAECVSFASQIEHIKLKEKKTRRINNYIKAKERIEQLSEETATSEHPQLLYFHWTRYLNERSLEKFLKLEGSPELETPASQLNLATYYAKRDPDKTLKLLFHALELYQAGDEIDSEIFKSLTTIFTDKKEYKQAYIWLKIMRLYDPDDTDLTEKSLKNYQEAFQLDSDFLDQVADTTLDKIRAGEFHSPNLKG
- the gndA gene encoding NADP-dependent phosphogluconate dehydrogenase, which translates into the protein MTRDKVLCDIGFIGLGVMGKNLVLNLADNGYKIAAFDLSSEKVNDVILQDQQENNSDTPRVHGCSSYTELLSQLKPPHLIVLSVPAGAPVDQVCENLIGAGIGADDIVIDTGNSLWMDTVAREKKYKNNFILFSSAVSGGEVGARFGPALMPSGSAYAWTRIKPIWEAISAKVDPETGKPLERTRPGEVVNTGDPCAAYIGPAGAGHYVKMVHNGIEYADMQIIGEAYHILRSGLGLSTDEIADIFEKWHQGPLDSYLMEITVEVLRQKSSDTGTSLVDLILDKAGQKGTGLWTAVSSLEVGCPAPTISQAVYARSISSFKDFRVQAAKQLTGPAAASFTPQEQADFIDRLHDAIYSAKICVYAQGFQLMKLAAKEHNWSLNFASIAKIWRAGCIIRAVFLQPITEAFQRNEDLENLLLDDFFAGQLNAHQGNWRKAVAEATLLGIPVGALSSALSYYDSMRAEVLPANLLQGQRDFFGAHTFERVDKPAGKKYHVQWSSPERQTVEIPPVQK